In Zingiber officinale cultivar Zhangliang chromosome 1A, Zo_v1.1, whole genome shotgun sequence, a genomic segment contains:
- the LOC122010929 gene encoding DNL-type zinc finger protein-like, which produces MAAAAGRFLQRRITSLSGRNLPLQFRGQQGYIYSQFVKGTRSVSTKTESSPTVSEEEQDSKSRHDDSKLTPNSIKVTSAVNEDNNVQYKAFSKLKTSKRHDLAMIFTCKVCETRLVKTVCRESYEKGVVVACCSGCNNLHLIADHLGWFGKPGSIEDFLAARGEEVKKGSVDTLNLTLEDLAGSKSS; this is translated from the exons ATGGCGGCCGCGGCAGGTCGGTTTCTACAGCGGCGGATCACCTCTCTTTCGGGTCGAAATCTTCCTCTCCAGTTCCGCGGCCAGCAAG GATATATATATTCTCAGTTTGTGAAAGGTACCAGAAGTGTCAGCACGAAGACAGAATCGTCTCCTACAGTCAGTGAAGAGGAACAGGATTCAAAATCACGCCATGATGACTCCAAATTGACTCCCAACTCGATCAAAGTAACCAGTGCAGTTAATGAGGACAACAATGTTCAGTATAAAGCGTTCTCCAAACTGAAAACATCCAAAAGACATGATCTAGCCATGATCTTTACTTGCAAAGTCTGTGAGACTCGATTGGTGAAGACAGTTTGCCGCGAATCATACGAAAAGGGAGTAGTGGTTGCTTGCTGCAGCGGGTGCAACAATCTCCATCTAATCGCAGATCATCTTGGCTGGTTCGGGAAACCTGGAAGCATCGAAGACTTTTTGGCAGCCCGAGGGGAGGAAGTGAAGAAAGGTTCAGTAGACACACTGAATCTAACCCTGGAGGACTTGGCTGGCAGTAAGTCATCATGA